Within the Salvia hispanica cultivar TCC Black 2014 chromosome 4, UniMelb_Shisp_WGS_1.0, whole genome shotgun sequence genome, the region ttatgttgatatttgatgaaaagggaaaattgGGGCATCGGTTTCTAATTCACGACGTCATAAATCCTTGGAATTTtcccaattaaaattgtactcccCCCTTTCCATGTAATAGGGGCGTTTTAtcatttccgtccgttccatagtaatagagtcattttgtaagacggacgaaaataaatagtgcacataattttatgagacagagggagtaatataatcataacaccatctatacatataaatcaataaatcatAAGAGTCctgtttgatttttaatacCCCTCAACTAAATCATaacacttatattttattttaaaattaatatattaaaatagaatccatatttcattaatttaatttttttaaatttatttttgcataaagtcaaaaaattatagtataaaactTGTATCATgtaaaaatgagactataaaaatatcacaaatatcCACTTAACATTAATCACCGCACAATTGCACCAGCCTCATAAAGAGCTGCATATCTTTGTAACCAAATTTCTCAAATCTCCACACACAACAATGGCAGCACCACCACACGTCCTAATCCTCCCCTACCCGGCGCAGGGCCACATCAACCCGGCCCTCGCCTTGGCCACCCGCCTCGCCTCCATGCGCCTCTCTGTCACCGTCCTCGTCACCACCGACTTCATCACCAAAGCAACcgtctcctcctcctcctcctccccctcCGTCTCCATCGCCCCCATCTCCGACGGCAAGGAGAATATCCCCGCCTCCGAGTCCTTCGAGGCCTACTTCCGCCGCTTCACATCCATCCTCCCAGCCAGCCTCGCCCAATTCCTCGACCAAAACCAGCGCTCCGCCTCCCCCGCCAAGCTCCTCGTCTACGACTCCACCATGCCCTGGGCCCTCGACGTGGCCCGGGCCCGGGGCCTGCTCTGCGCGTCGCTCTTCACGATGTCCGCGGCGGCCTCCGCGATTTTCTACCATTTGGGGAATGGGGGTTTGAGGTATCCTTATGAGGAACGTGGGGAGGTGAGGCTGCCTTCGCTGCCTTGTCTTGGGGTCAAGGATTTGCCTTACCTCGCTGCGTTTATGGATGACAAGCAGACCATTCTCAAACATCTCTGTGGCCAGTTCTTGAATCTTGACAAGGCGGATTGGATCTTCATCAACACGTTCGACATGCTCGAGAAAGAGGTGTGTGCGTGTTGGAATTTGATTGTCGTCGTCTAATAATACCCAACCAAAATCATGGTTGAAAATTTGTTCAGATTCatgtaacaaattaaattgggCTAATTACCTTAAAACGTCAAATTTTGGTTCGCCGgacaacttttaaaaaatcacCTAGAAAACATCAAGTTTGTATCTCACGGTGAAACAATCCGTTTGcctaataatatattgttgaCGACATCGTTTACCTCATTGgtataaaattgttttggcTGCCATATTACACAAACTTGATGTGATGATGGAGAACAAATCTAAAATTCATGATTATTCCTGGGGATTTTTAGCGTCACACAATAGGCTAAAATTTGACTGAactttctgttttttttccaCGGGAATTTTCTACAATTGATAAATACTTTATTAGTTTTGAATCAATcattctattttctattttttccacTACCAATACTATTAGCACTGgatgcatattaattaatcataaaacGTTTTACCATCTAAGTTGTTCATAGTCTGACTTAAAccattttaattcttattatATGTGAAAACCAGATATTAGAGTGGATGACCAAAAAATGGCCAATTAAGACCATCGGCCCAACCATCCTCCTAAACCACAAAGACGACAACAACAACAAGCACACCACCATCAACATGTTCGAACCGAAACACGACGCCTGCATCACACAATGGCTCGACTCGAAAGAACCCGCCTCCGTCGTCTACGTCTCCTTCGGCAGCGTCGCCTCCCTCGGAAAGCCGCAGATGGAGGAGCTCGCGCACGGCCTCGCAGCCACCAACCGCCCCTTCCTGTGGGTGGTCAGGGCGTCCGAGGCCAACAAGCTCCCCCGGGACTTTGACCCGGGGGAGAGGGGCCTCGTGGTGGCGTGGTGCGACCAGCCCGCAGTGCTGGCCCACCGCGCCGTGGCGTGCTTCTTGAGCCACTGCGGGTGGAACTCGACTCTGGAGGCGGTCGGGCACGGGGTGCCCGTCGTGGCCGTGCCACAGTGGATGGACCAGAAGACGGACGCCAAGTTTATTGAGGATGTGTGGGGAGTTGGGGTTGGGATGGGATTGTGTGAGAGTGGGATTGTGGGGAGGAAGGAGATTGCTGTGTGCATTGAAGGAGTTGTGGGAGGGGAGAGAGGGGTTGGGTTGAGAAGGAAGGCTTGTGAGTTGAAGAGATTGGCTAAGGAGGCAGTGGGATGTGGTGGGACTTCTACTAGTAATATTCAGAATTTTGTTGAGGAACTTTTGCTTAGGTAGTCTGCCGATAaatgtcttatttttttatcagcttaaattttaaaaaattgtttgattttataagaTAAAGTGATAGAAAGTTAAATGATAGAGtccatattccattaactcatttcactcacgttttattataaaactgatatatatatatatatatatatataatatatatatatatatatatatatatatatatatatatatatatatataggggtgtactagtataacaactaattttaaagttacaacgtacatccaaccacgtgctgccacatggcacgaaaaatgcaatattgtatacaaaaaaatgcaatatgcatTTGTAGAAGgtataaatgaatttcggcagattgcatttttgttatatgcagattgcattttttattgctaagttttgcattttagatattgactgtttaaattgcattttatatatagacggattgcatttttatatgtgaaaattatatatatatatatatatatatatatatataggggagcattaaGCTACTTTTACCCCTTAGAGtactatttccttcttaatcacATCCATTAGATTATAGTAGTGGACGGTCAAGATtagatttatgaaattaatcccgtgttgcattatGATTAGCATTCTGTGCATTATAAggttataatagtaaaaatataatgtctGGAGCACGTTTCAAAACGGCAGTTCCGATAATTAAGCGGGATTTTgatacaccttccaactttttactctctctctctcattctatCAAATCAAACACGATCAACCAAAattctctcatttttccaaacaAGCCGAACCCTAGCCGCCGCCATTGAACCGCCGCCGTTGAAATAGCTTTGAACCGGCGGCGACTTCGAAGCAGAATTTGACAGTGAAAAGCGACGTGGGTCGACGATTCCGGGTCTCAAAGTTCAGTATTAAGAGCGCGAGCGCCGTCGGTCAAGTATACATCTCCGTTCTTCGTGTAAGGTATGAGTATTAAGTCTCGctttttagtaaattttctttgaaaaatgtgaaatagtGAGCATTAGATGATGGGTTATCAATATTTGGATGTTTATTGTTGGTTTCTGAGTAgaatttggtttgattttagGGTTTTCGGTTGTATTCGTCCTCAATTTGACGATTATTGTCGACTTTGCTTTAAATGTTCGAATTTTGTGGTTCTGGTGTATTTTCTAACGCGCTTTCTGGtggtgttgttgtgtgtgttaGTTTTGCGATGTCGAAAAGAGGCCGCCCCTACAAGAGCCAGCCCACGCAGACCGAAGGTGAGAATGCTGCGCCATTATAAGAAACTGATTGTGTGTTTTTCCATTGtttgtttcattatttaacGTTTGTTGTGCATTTTATGGTTATTCGTTTGGGTTTCATCATTATTGTTCTGCAGTGCGGCTAAGGAGAAGTTTCATACtgtattcaaaatttttggtgCATTTTATTCCTGTTTTTTTGCATTACAACTGTATTCCATCTCTGCTTTAATGTTGCTAGAAGTggtttaccttttttttaattattcactTCTTTTTCTGCAttctttgtgtttgtgttaGTTTTGTTGATGAAGGTGTGTAGTTGTAGTGCTTATTTGGTGCATTGCAGTCAATATTTCAACATTATTTAACAGTTTTTGTGCATTTTGTTCATGTTTTTTGACAGTAAAACTGTATTCCATATCTGACATAATGTTGCTAGAAGTGCTTTACCTTTTGTTTACATTATGCAGTTATTTTTCTGCATTATTCGGTTGGATATCAACATTATAGAAGTTGGttgcaaatttttaaaaagtattcattaaattttctgaattatttgtttggtttgCATCATTATTATTCTACAATGTGGGTAGAGAAAAATTTACTGCATGATTTAACATTTTTGGTGCATTTTGTTCctatttttttgcattacaaCTGTATTCCATCTCTGCTTTAATGTTGCTAGAAGTggtttacctttttttttttacattattcagTTCTTTTTCTGCattatttgtgtttgtgttagTTTTGTTGATGAAGGTGTATAGTTGTAGTGCTTATTTGGTGCATTGCAGTCAATATTTCAAcattatttaacattttttttgcattttggtCATGTTTTTTTGCATTACAACTGTATTCCATAGCTGATTGTAAACGTGATTGCTACATTATTAAGTACAGTTTCTGCATTATGATACGGTTCATTAACATTATCTAGTtattattatgcattaattgtAAATGTGCACTTATTCCTTTTTGCAGCTTCCAAACACCCAAGATTGGATATAGATCAGGCTGTGGATGATGTACTGCCTTTATCAGTAGCACAAAAGTTTAGAGATAGACTTAAGGAACAGCAGAGGGCAGAGGCTAGTACCTCAACTGAAGATGCGGACAAGAGGAAGACTCGAGGGAAAAAGGTTGACCATTTATACACAAGGAGCATCACAGACTTTGTGAATTGTTTGAAAGAGCTGACCCCACGGCAAAAGGAAGCAGTGGAAGAACTTGGATTCGGGGCCATGCTACACTACAACATCAGCGAGATCCCCGGGTACATCACCTACTGGGTTCTCAACTCATTGAATCTTGCACGCTGCTAGATACCGTTGTGTGGGGGTGGAGGCTTGACGATCGATGAGGACGATGTCCATCTGACGTTAGGTTTTCCAAAAGGGCCAACACCAATCTTAAGGCCAGTTGATAAGCAAATCGAATTCCAGTTCAACGACTACGTTGCAGAACGTTGTGGAAAGAGTCGTTACAAAATGACAGCGGGTGATGTTGCGAAAGTGATTAAGCAGGAGGTGAACGGTGGTCCTGATTTCAAGCGGATGTTCATGTTCATGCTAGAAAATGCAGTAATTGAGACACCGGCGGACGGTAACTTGAAGCCGAAGATTCTACACTTCATCGACGATGTTGATGAGATTAGGAGCCTCAACTGGTGCGGCTACGTCTTATCAGTATTGGAGGCCACCTATCCTACATGGAAGAAGGGGACACTGTATATTTCACCGGGCCTATGCACTTTTTATTGGTAAGTGAAACCCTTTCTGCATTAAAAGTGAATTTTGGTCATATTGAagcatatttcatattttgttttacttatGCATTACTGTCCGTCATTTCTTGCATTAAAAATAGTGTATTCATGCATTAAGCATACCAGAAAATGGATTTCAGTACCTCTGTATTTACCAGTTGGCGTATGTGGACCGCGTGGTTCACATCCGGAGGCGAGTCAGCCGGGCCTGGCCAACAGTAAAAGGCTGGACGATGGAAAACTTTAAAACAAAGAGAGGAGGCTGAGCGAGACCAATTCGGTACTGGGAGATTGGAGGACCGGATAGACAAAGATAAGTATTTGGTGGAAGAGGAAGCAAGGAGAGTGGAAGATGTGAACAAAGGAGGCGGTGCAGGACCCAGCCAGAACAGAGCTAAGCGTATAAGAGATAAGTTTATCAAGTCAAGCACTCTCTTGGGCTACGCGATTTCAACGTGGATAGATGATTTCAAAATGATTCCTATTGAAATGATGGAGGATGACTGCGTACGAGTAGGTACTCAAATTGGGAAGAAGTTGTTGGGGTTGGAGGAGGAACATGTGGTTGAGCAAGAAAAGATAGTTACACGTTTGACTCAAGCGAGGGAGGATGAAGAGGAGTACAGTCAAGAGTGGATTGATGAGATGGAAAAGATGATGTCGGCATACGACAAGAAGAAGACGATTGCAAGAGGCTTCGATAGGCCATCTTTTGTGCTGGACGGGTTTGAATGTCCTGACCCGTTTGCTACACACGACAGACGGGGCTGGTGGTTTAGGGACTAAAACCACTGATGATACAGCACAAGATGAACCGGGTGGCGCTGCTGACCAGGGTGGGGACACAACAGCAAAAGATGGTGGTGGCCAGCATGAGAAAACTTCCAGTTTAGCAGCGACTGAGGTATGTTGTAAGATACTAAATTATTAAGTGTTATTAATTAGTAACAATATTacagtttttcttttttggtcgTTTGTTTGAAGGTGCCTAGAAGCAGTGGTGACAATGAAGTGAAGGATAGGGTGGATGCAGCGGCAACGAGTAAAGCcgagaaaaataaagacaaaacaAAGAGTGCAGCAGTAGGGGACACCGTCAAggtaaaaaaatctcaatcaCAACTTGCATTGTGTAATAATATAATCTCAAGTATAACTTGCATTATTTTCAGAACTTCTGtacattatatgtatatatgtatgcatTATTCAGTGCatttagattatttaatttttgaaaaaaaaccaGACAACTAAAGGGAAACGCGCTGAGGTTCCGGCAGCGAAGAGAAAACAGCCAGCTAGGGATGGACCTTCAAAGGCAGCAATGGACAAACAGATGGACATTCGGCAGGAGGTTGAGTATCTAAAGGAAGCCTTCATTTTCTGCATTATTAGTTTGTAGCCATGCATTATTGAAatgttatattatttcttGTTTATAGGTACAGGCTGCTGCACCCCGTAAGGGCGTAGTGATTGGTGTTGTGCGAACAAGTGAGCCACTGCAACTTGTAGATCCAAAACATGCAGGTGGAAAGGCTGgtgataaaaaaaaggcaAGAGGGAAACAGATCGCACAGGATTCGGATGCGGATGAGGTATCGAATAGTGTAGTTAATACAAGGACTAAAGTAATAGATCTACTAAACGATTGTTATGTgtctttattattttgcagAAAGCAACCGGACGAATGAAGAAGCCAAGTCTGGCTACCCGGTCTCCATTCCACGAGAGAGCTGTTAGACTGACCGCCAAGCCACACACAGTGGACAAGCAACTGTACTACTGGGTGCTTAGCACGGCGAAAACGAACAGgtaaaatttatactttaGATATTCTTACTTTTGGGACATATGAAACTGTTTTAACTGGTTAAACATGTACATGAATCAAGTTGTGTACCACGACAACTGGAAGAGTACTGTGCAGATTGAGATGTAGTCATTAGCGCCATTCAAGCTTGTGAGCCCCGATGTTATCGACACATGGAGCTCTTACCTGAATACAATGGAAAAGAACAAGGCGCCGGAGACAGTTTCCAGGCTTTTCTTCTCAACAAGACCATGCGTGAGTGAACACCATTCTCTCCATGTTTATGTCTCGTTACTATAATTATCTAAAGTTTGTAACGGCTAACACAAACAAACTACAGATTCAGTCAATGGTGGACGCACAACCCGAATGGACACAAGAATTCCAGTTCGATACATTCTGGACCAGGGTGTTGGAGGAAACAATTGGAACGGGAAGCTATCAGTGGGACAAGTATGAAATGGTGAGTTGTAGTTAAATAATGTAGTCATTTCTTATATGTACTGGAGAGAATTGTGTTTGCTAATGCTGCTTCCGTTGTGCAGTTTTTCTTCCCAGTTTGGGGGGCATCCCATCAGTATGTGATCTGTTTTGATATTGGTGATTCCAAGATGAACATCATTGATCACACATTGGCTGAGACACACGGGACATTTGGAGAGAAATATGGGGACACACCCTCTGTTCTGGTAATATACATTACACATTATATTTCGTGCATTATACATCACAAATTGTACATTATGTTCAATTGttcaaatttgttttgttttggcGTGTAGAAAAAATTCTTTGCAGCAGCACTTACGAAGTCCAAGGTTTCAAAAATGGCGGCTCAAGTAAAAAAATGTAGGGCGCATGTCGTGACAATGCCGTGGAGGAACAACGGTGGCACCGTGGACACGGGGGTGTATGTGATGAGGCATATGGAGACGTACTTCgaagagaaggagaaggatTGGGACTGCGGTCTAACTGCAAAAGGAACAAAGAGCCTGGAATTGTTGCGCATGAAGTTTGCGACGGCGCTGCTAACTTCTCCACACAACTCGAAGACTGGGACCAACCAAACACAAGCCACGAAGCATTGGATGGATAGGCCGCCTAAATTCAGCTTTGAAAAGTGGGTCGAGAATTATGGGCTCGAGTGAATTTGATGGTTTTTGATTTGGATATGAACTAGATGTTTTTTTAGGATGGGAAGGGTGAACATCGAATTTGTGGGTTCGAATGCTTTGGATATCTTGAAATGTTTTCGATTTTTTGGAACTAAATGTTTTGGATACTCCTGAACTAGGTGATTTAGAATGTTTTGGATATGTAGGTACAAAATGTTTGCTCCAGAAAAGTGGTAATTGCTTCAGATAGCTTAATAATTACAACATTATGCCTAATAATGAACAATATACAAGGAATAATGTATAACAAAGCTGTCGAACATATTAATGTTATACATTATGCAAACTACAATGCATATAACTAtacaaataatgtaaataaattgatttataatgCAATTTTTCGTGAGGTTAATGAAGTGACATACCAGtgcatataacaaataatgtaACAAATAGATAACAATAATGCACAATAAAACTTTTATAATGAATATTCATTTACACAATCTAGTTCAAAGTGGGAATAAATAGACTAAAACACTAAGCATAAAACGCAAAACCAAGAACAATAATGATgttataatgaaaattagtcaacatttcctcttttccTTACGCATCTCATTCTCCGTTTCAAGCTCTTTAAGCATAGGACAATTTCTAGAGTCGTGATGACACAACTCATCGCACGCCTTACACCGTCTAAGGGGCCTAGTAGCATCCTTGatagccttttctctcttcgaAATCAGACGACTAGCGGAGCTGCTCGCGTGCCCCTTCGTCTTTACCACATCCGGTGGGTGGACCTCGACGACTTCCGGCCTTTCCATTCCATAAAACTGTTCAATCATTCGCCTCTTTTCGGAAGCGGTTGGCAAAGGAGTTCCAGCGTGAAGTGAATTACCAAGTTCCTCCAATCCACCAACGAATGCACGAAGCACATCAATGTCCGTCTCAAATCGACGAAGAAATCCATAGAACAGTGAGATCCCTTGCTTTGAAACGTTTTGCCTTTCATAAAAAACGGACTGTGTAGGTAAAGTCTCATCAACATGTCCATGGACAGCCTTAACCAGCGGAGTCTTCATCCATCTACTTGCACAGTAGTTATCATGaatcttttttacttcattgttaCGGAACAAAAAGAAGACATGGCTGCACAGATAGCCCTGCCTACTGAATAGTTTGCAATCACAAGAATATGAGTCGTCAGTCCTATCATGTCTCACAAAGTAGGAATGGCGAAGGCTGTCTCCAAGTTTGTAGGTGTCAACACTGTCTGCGGATGAGAACCCCAAAACGCGACATCTATCATTTCCCTCAACGATCTCCTCTTGTATTTTCTTGAACATACTATCTGTGTACAAAGTAGAAGCATGTTTCTCGAAAGGCAGAGTAGTGGCCAATATAGGCAGGGCAGTCGCGTCTTGGTAGTCCAGCTTTGTTCTACTATTCCGCTGAAAATCCACAGCTTGGTTGAAATTCAAGTAGAATTCGGCAATGTTGTTGCGTGGCttgag harbors:
- the LOC125220660 gene encoding protein FAR1-RELATED SEQUENCE 9-like — protein: MGSMIRTTSISESENSFYKKFLKPRNNIAEFYLNFNQAVDFQRNSRTKLDYQDATALPILATTLPFEKHASTLYTDSMFKKIQEEIVEGNDRCRVLGFSSADSVDTYKLGDSLRHSYFVRHDRTDDSYSCDCKLFSRQGYLCSHVFFLFRNNEVKKIHDNYCASRWMKTPLVKAVHGHVDETLPTQSVFYERQNVSKQGISLFYGFLRRFETDIDVLRAFVGGLEELGNSLHAGTPLPTASEKRRMIEQFYGMERPEVVEVHPPDVVKTKGHASSSASRLISKREKAIKDATRPLRRCKACDELCHHDSRNCPMLKELETENEMRKEKRKC
- the LOC125220659 gene encoding UDP glycosyltransferase 9-like; amino-acid sequence: MDRGVDAGRKAQVVVIPYPAQGHINPTLAFAKSLASKGLLVAFVTTTSIAKSATFFDCASLTLHTVSDGSEHKKDPNSFEAYFRRFTSILPASLAQFLDQNQRSASPAKLLVYDSTMPWALDVARARGLLCASLFTMSAAASAIFYHLGNGGLRYPYEERGEVRLPSLPCLGVKDLPYLAAFMDDKQTILKHLCGQFLNLDKADWIFINTFDMLEKEILEWMTKKWPIKTIGPTILLNHKDDNNNKHTTINMFEPKHDACITQWLDSKEPASVVYVSFGSVASLGKPQMEELAHGLAATNRPFLWVVRASEANKLPRDFDPGERGLVVAWCDQPAVLAHRAVACFLSHCGWNSTLEAVGHGVPVVAVPQWMDQKTDAKFIEDVWGVGVGMGLCESGIVGRKEIAVCIEGVVGGERGVGLRRKACELKRLAKEAVGCGGTSTSNIQNFVEELLLR